One window of the Leptospiraceae bacterium genome contains the following:
- the rpsC gene encoding 30S ribosomal protein S3, protein MGQKVNPIGLRLGINKTWDSLWYEKENYTKYLQQDLIIKDIIKNSYPRGTIVRIHIKRIMDRINVTIETVRPGTIIGQKGNKIEQLKQKLKSLLKNENINIAIKERRNPETIAQIIADNIAEQIEDRMPYRRAMKTAIRAARRVNVQGIKVSVSGRLNGVDMARTEFYIDGRVPLQTLRANIDYAVSEAFTTYGVIGVKVWVYYGDIIEPKKNFNPLEVAET, encoded by the coding sequence ATGGGACAAAAGGTAAATCCAATTGGATTACGATTGGGCATCAATAAAACATGGGATTCCTTGTGGTATGAGAAAGAAAATTATACAAAATACTTACAGCAGGATTTAATCATTAAAGACATCATCAAAAATTCTTATCCTCGTGGGACAATTGTAAGAATCCACATAAAAAGAATCATGGATAGGATTAATGTGACGATTGAGACTGTAAGACCAGGAACCATCATTGGTCAAAAAGGAAATAAAATTGAACAACTCAAACAGAAACTAAAATCCCTTCTCAAAAACGAGAACATCAATATAGCCATAAAAGAAAGAAGAAATCCGGAAACAATAGCTCAGATTATTGCAGATAATATTGCTGAGCAAATCGAAGATCGAATGCCTTATCGAAGAGCTATGAAGACTGCTATCCGCGCAGCGAGAAGAGTGAATGTTCAAGGAATTAAAGTTTCTGTATCAGGAAGACTAAATGGTGTTGATATGGCAAGGACGGAATTCTATATCGATGGAAGGGTTCCTCTGCAAACCTTGAGAGCAAATATAGATTATGCTGTAAGTGAGGCTTTTACTACTTATGGTGTCATTGGTGTTAAGGTATGGGTTTATTATGGAGATATTATTGAGCCCAAGAAAAACTTTAATCCTTTAGAAGTTGCGGAGACTTAG
- the rplP gene encoding 50S ribosomal protein L16 yields MLSPKKVKYRKRQKGRLKGKSTRANKVSFGEFGLKAITAARITARQIEAARRVISRHIKRGGKLWIRIFPDYPVTKKPAETRMGSGKGNPEYWVAIVKPGRVMFEISGIPEDVVREAFRLASHKLPVKTTIVKKEII; encoded by the coding sequence ATGTTGAGTCCAAAAAAAGTAAAATATCGAAAAAGACAAAAAGGGCGTCTAAAAGGAAAGTCCACACGAGCAAATAAAGTTTCATTTGGTGAGTTTGGTCTAAAAGCCATCACAGCGGCAAGAATTACGGCACGACAGATTGAGGCAGCAAGAAGGGTGATATCGAGACATATCAAACGGGGAGGAAAACTTTGGATTAGAATATTTCCTGATTATCCCGTAACCAAAAAACCAGCTGAGACTAGGATGGGTTCAGGTAAAGGAAACCCTGAGTATTGGGTAGCAATCGTAAAACCAGGTCGAGTGATGTTTGAAATAAGTGGTATTCCAGAAGATGTCGTAAGAGAAGCTTTTCGTTTAGCAAGTCATAAATTGCCAGTAAAAACAACGATAGTCAAAAAAGAAATTATTTAG
- the rpmC gene encoding 50S ribosomal protein L29, translating into MKKKSNFHSLTDEELHKQLKQKKEELLKMRFSFGVSKVMKNPAQYRKTKRDIARILTILRKRELQKSKA; encoded by the coding sequence GTGAAGAAAAAATCCAATTTCCATTCATTGACGGATGAAGAACTCCATAAACAGTTAAAACAAAAAAAAGAAGAATTATTAAAAATGAGGTTTTCTTTTGGAGTCTCGAAAGTAATGAAGAATCCAGCACAATATAGAAAAACCAAGAGGGATATTGCAAGGATACTCACCATACTCAGAAAAAGAGAATTACAGAAATCAAAAGCGTAA
- the rpsQ gene encoding 30S ribosomal protein S17, translating into MENVQKKEKKLRIVEGVVVSDKMNKTRVILVEKSIMHPLYKKVIKKSKRIKIHDENNETKVGDVVQAIETRPLSKEKRHVLFKILKKGEEQ; encoded by the coding sequence ATGGAGAATGTTCAAAAAAAAGAAAAAAAATTAAGAATTGTGGAAGGGGTAGTGGTATCTGACAAGATGAACAAAACCAGAGTTATTCTTGTGGAAAAAAGTATAATGCATCCTTTGTATAAAAAAGTAATCAAGAAATCCAAACGGATCAAAATTCATGATGAAAATAATGAAACAAAGGTGGGGGACGTAGTGCAAGCAATCGAAACACGTCCTTTATCTAAAGAAAAGCGACATGTATTGTTCAAAATCCTCAAAAAAGGAGAAGAGCAATGA
- the rplN gene encoding 50S ribosomal protein L14: MIQEQTILNVADNTGAKKVMCIRVLGSTGRKYATVGDIIVVSVKQALPEYGLRDSRGKKVHSKAVQRAVILRTKKEIKRPDGSIIKFDDNACALIDEKLNPKGTRIFGPVARELRDKDFKKIISLAPEVV, translated from the coding sequence ATGATCCAAGAACAAACAATTTTGAATGTTGCTGATAATACGGGTGCTAAAAAAGTGATGTGTATCAGAGTTTTAGGTAGCACGGGAAGAAAATACGCCACCGTGGGAGATATTATCGTAGTTTCTGTGAAACAAGCCCTACCTGAATATGGTTTACGGGACTCACGAGGTAAGAAGGTTCATAGTAAAGCAGTGCAAAGAGCGGTAATTCTTAGAACGAAAAAAGAAATCAAAAGACCTGATGGTTCCATTATCAAGTTTGATGACAATGCTTGTGCTTTGATAGATGAGAAATTAAATCCCAAAGGAACACGAATTTTCGGTCCTGTAGCGAGAGAATTGCGGGATAAGGACTTCAAAAAAATCATATCTTTAGCACCAGAGGTGGTTTAA
- the rplX gene encoding 50S ribosomal protein L24 codes for MKLDRRTLQKIQKEDPKLYNKLKHKKTKLKVNDEVIVIAGKHKGKRGKILYIDRLRQRVIVQGINKIKKYVRPTQENPKGGVIEIEAPIHISNVMFYDPKLKRGVRIGYKFDEDRKVRVARGKGGGKEID; via the coding sequence ATGAAGTTAGATCGAAGAACGCTACAAAAAATTCAGAAAGAAGATCCAAAGCTTTATAATAAATTAAAACACAAAAAAACGAAGCTTAAAGTTAATGACGAAGTGATTGTGATTGCAGGAAAACACAAAGGGAAACGAGGAAAAATTTTATACATCGATCGTTTGAGACAAAGAGTGATCGTTCAAGGTATCAACAAAATCAAAAAATACGTTCGTCCCACTCAGGAAAATCCCAAGGGTGGAGTTATAGAGATTGAAGCTCCCATCCACATCTCGAATGTGATGTTTTATGACCCGAAGTTAAAAAGAGGTGTGCGAATAGGTTACAAATTTGATGAAGATCGAAAGGTTAGGGTTGCAAGAGGAAAAGGTGGAGGGAAAGAAATCGATTAG
- the rplE gene encoding 50S ribosomal protein L5: MPVLKDLYRNEVIPKLMEKYKYKSIMQVPKIEKVTLNVGIGSAPSNPKLLEAAMEELAIITGQRPVKTKAKKSIAAFKIRQGMNIGCMVTLRRDVMWEFLYKLIKVALPRVRDFRGLNPKSFDGRGNYNFSVKEQIIFPEINIDKIESYHGMNITITTTAKTDDEALSLLEFLGFPFRKN, encoded by the coding sequence ATGCCAGTATTGAAAGATTTATATCGAAATGAAGTGATACCTAAACTGATGGAAAAATATAAATACAAAAGTATCATGCAGGTTCCAAAAATAGAGAAAGTAACATTGAATGTTGGGATTGGTAGTGCACCTTCAAATCCAAAGTTATTAGAAGCCGCAATGGAAGAATTAGCGATTATCACGGGACAACGACCAGTGAAAACAAAAGCTAAGAAATCCATAGCAGCATTCAAAATACGGCAGGGAATGAATATTGGTTGTATGGTTACGTTAAGACGAGATGTGATGTGGGAGTTTCTCTATAAATTGATTAAAGTAGCTCTACCTAGGGTGCGGGACTTTCGAGGTTTGAATCCAAAATCTTTCGATGGACGTGGAAACTACAACTTTTCTGTGAAAGAGCAAATTATCTTTCCAGAAATCAATATTGATAAGATTGAATCCTATCATGGAATGAATATCACCATAACAACCACAGCAAAAACAGATGATGAAGCCTTGTCATTATTAGAATTTCTTGGATTTCCATTCAGGAAAAATTGA
- a CDS encoding type Z 30S ribosomal protein S14, with product MARKAMMEKAKREPKFKVRKRNRCPYCGRPRGYLRKFGMCRICFRKKAGFGEIPGVIKASW from the coding sequence ATGGCAAGAAAGGCAATGATGGAGAAAGCAAAGCGAGAACCCAAGTTTAAAGTTAGAAAGAGAAACCGTTGTCCGTATTGTGGTAGACCAAGGGGATACCTTAGAAAATTTGGTATGTGCCGTATCTGTTTTAGAAAAAAAGCAGGATTTGGAGAAATTCCTGGAGTAATCAAAGCGTCTTGGTAA
- the rpsH gene encoding 30S ribosomal protein S8, with protein MSLMDPIADMITRIRNAQMSKHEEVKVSHSRLKEEILKILKHEGFIRDYEVIDLGKNKKEVLIKLKYYNNKPVITAIERISKPGRKIYIKASEIQPVMNNRGIAILSTSKGVMISRKAKKLGVGGEYLIKVW; from the coding sequence ATGTCACTCATGGATCCCATAGCTGATATGATTACGAGAATTCGTAATGCTCAGATGTCAAAGCATGAAGAGGTAAAAGTTTCTCATTCCAGATTGAAAGAAGAAATACTAAAGATTTTAAAGCATGAGGGTTTTATCAGAGATTACGAAGTCATTGATCTGGGAAAAAACAAAAAAGAAGTTTTGATAAAATTAAAATATTACAATAACAAACCTGTGATAACTGCCATTGAGAGAATTTCGAAACCCGGTCGTAAAATCTACATAAAAGCAAGTGAAATTCAGCCAGTAATGAATAACAGAGGTATTGCTATATTATCTACATCCAAAGGAGTAATGATTAGTAGAAAAGCCAAAAAACTTGGTGTTGGTGGTGAGTATTTGATCAAAGTTTGGTGA
- the rplF gene encoding 50S ribosomal protein L6, which produces MSRIGVLPISLPKGVEVVVKDDEVLIKGPLGQITQKLPEGVSVKVENQQIIVQRKSDEKQHKANHGLTRALLNNHVLGVTKGWTKRLQLVGVGYRANLKGNTLVFTLGFSHEVQYELPKDVKATVDQQVKIELTGIDKQKVGQVAATIRALKPPEPYKGKGIKYEDEEIRRKAGKTGKGK; this is translated from the coding sequence ATGTCAAGGATTGGTGTTTTGCCAATATCTCTACCAAAAGGAGTCGAAGTAGTGGTAAAAGATGATGAGGTCTTAATAAAAGGACCTTTGGGACAAATCACACAAAAATTACCTGAGGGCGTTTCTGTTAAGGTTGAAAATCAACAAATCATTGTTCAACGCAAAAGTGATGAAAAACAACACAAAGCCAATCATGGATTGACAAGAGCTCTATTGAACAATCATGTCTTGGGAGTTACAAAGGGATGGACAAAAAGACTACAATTGGTAGGGGTAGGATATAGGGCAAACCTAAAAGGAAATACATTGGTTTTTACTCTTGGTTTTTCCCACGAAGTTCAATACGAATTACCCAAAGACGTAAAAGCTACAGTGGATCAGCAAGTAAAAATAGAGTTAACGGGAATAGACAAACAAAAAGTTGGGCAAGTTGCTGCAACAATAAGAGCTCTAAAACCACCTGAACCCTACAAGGGGAAAGGTATCAAATATGAAGATGAAGAAATTCGAAGAAAAGCGGGTAAAACTGGAAAAGGTAAGTAG
- the rplR gene encoding 50S ribosomal protein L18, with amino-acid sequence MNRLELKKVRLERRKKRVKYATQSKDPERKRLIIIKTNRYLYAQIVDNTTGKTLLSVGTFSKAVDIPENESKKNIEAAKKLGHYIAKLALERGITKVYLDRRGRKYTGKIAAFADAAREAGLQF; translated from the coding sequence ATGAATCGCTTGGAACTCAAAAAGGTTCGATTAGAAAGAAGAAAAAAAAGAGTTAAATATGCAACTCAATCCAAAGATCCAGAAAGAAAAAGATTAATTATCATCAAAACCAATAGGTATTTATACGCACAAATTGTAGATAATACTACGGGGAAAACCCTTTTGAGTGTGGGGACTTTTTCCAAAGCTGTGGATATACCAGAAAATGAAAGTAAAAAAAATATAGAGGCAGCGAAGAAGTTAGGTCATTATATTGCTAAACTGGCGCTAGAACGAGGAATAACGAAAGTTTATTTGGATCGTCGAGGTAGAAAATATACGGGTAAAATCGCTGCCTTTGCTGATGCTGCAAGGGAAGCAGGTTTGCAATTTTAG
- the rpsE gene encoding 30S ribosomal protein S5: MLIKDQREELYERAIKVNRVTKVVRGGRRFSFNALVVVGNKKGKVGIGFGKAKEVPEAIRKAMERAKKNLIEVAITKRHTIPHDIIGEFKATKVWLKPASPGTGVIAGESVKAVLEMAGYQDVLTKVIGSKNYLNVVKATMKALQQLETPIETAKKRGISLKQLFGELD, translated from the coding sequence ATGTTAATTAAAGATCAAAGAGAAGAATTGTATGAACGAGCAATAAAGGTCAATCGTGTAACCAAAGTCGTAAGGGGAGGTAGAAGATTCTCTTTTAATGCATTGGTTGTTGTAGGAAACAAAAAAGGGAAAGTAGGAATAGGATTTGGTAAAGCCAAAGAAGTTCCAGAAGCTATACGAAAAGCTATGGAAAGGGCAAAGAAAAATTTGATTGAAGTTGCCATTACCAAACGTCATACAATTCCCCATGATATTATCGGAGAATTCAAAGCAACCAAAGTTTGGTTAAAACCAGCATCACCAGGAACGGGTGTGATTGCGGGAGAGTCAGTGAAGGCTGTTTTAGAAATGGCGGGCTATCAAGATGTTTTGACAAAGGTTATAGGTTCAAAAAATTATTTAAATGTCGTCAAAGCAACGATGAAGGCTCTTCAGCAGTTGGAAACCCCTATCGAAACAGCAAAAAAAAGAGGGATTTCATTAAAACAACTATTTGGTGAATTGGATTAA
- the rpmD gene encoding 50S ribosomal protein L30: MSILKLQDEGVKKIRVTLKKSLIGKIPKHRATLKALGLKKIGRSREIDMSNKALVGMVKEVEYMLNIEVIE, encoded by the coding sequence ATGTCGATTTTGAAGCTCCAAGATGAGGGAGTAAAAAAAATACGGGTTACTTTAAAAAAAAGTCTTATCGGAAAGATCCCCAAACACCGAGCCACCTTAAAAGCACTTGGATTAAAAAAGATTGGAAGAAGTAGAGAAATTGATATGTCAAATAAAGCATTAGTAGGAATGGTGAAAGAAGTTGAGTATATGTTAAACATCGAGGTGATAGAATGA
- the rplO gene encoding 50S ribosomal protein L15 — protein sequence MPIFLLQPFPGSRKKKKRVGRGEGSGHGKTSGRGQKGQKARTGYSKKIGFEGGQMPLYKRIPKRGFHNPFKIEYQVVNLEKIDKIQTQGEITIETLYENGLIRKKNQPVKILGMGEISKPLTIKANAASKSAIQKVESKGGKIEIIQF from the coding sequence ATTCCTATCTTTTTGCTACAACCATTCCCAGGTAGCAGAAAAAAGAAAAAACGCGTTGGTCGAGGAGAAGGTTCAGGGCACGGAAAAACATCGGGGCGAGGACAAAAAGGACAAAAAGCAAGGACAGGTTATTCCAAAAAGATAGGTTTCGAAGGTGGGCAAATGCCCCTTTACAAACGTATCCCCAAAAGAGGGTTTCATAATCCCTTCAAAATAGAATACCAAGTAGTGAATTTAGAAAAAATAGATAAAATCCAAACTCAAGGTGAAATCACAATCGAAACACTATATGAAAATGGTTTGATTAGAAAAAAGAATCAACCTGTTAAAATCTTGGGGATGGGAGAAATTTCAAAACCTCTAACGATTAAAGCTAATGCGGCTTCTAAGAGCGCAATCCAAAAAGTAGAATCAAAAGGTGGCAAAATCGAAATCATTCAATTTTAA